The Salvia miltiorrhiza cultivar Shanhuang (shh) chromosome 2, IMPLAD_Smil_shh, whole genome shotgun sequence DNA window AGCCACTTCCTAGTTTTCATATGTTGCAATCTAATAAGGCTTCCACTTTTGATTGAGTCTCCTTGCTTTGCAGATGAATCTTGTATAGGCCTGACAATCTGCAAAATAACAACTTCTAATTAACAGTCCAGGAACCGGAATCAATAGATCACATACACAAAGGAATTGCAATTACATCAGGACAATCAAACGATGTACTGCTGACTGCTGACATACCCAGTAGCTATTGGCATCATCAACATTAGGAAAACCAGTGACAGACTGCTGCCCACTGCCAGAGCCGTAAGGAACATCATGCGAGTGCAGCCTGAATTTTGTCCTCTCATGCATCAGCTTGATGACTGAACCATATGTTATCTATAAAATATATGAGAAAACACATTGGTACAATGACAATgaaacataaagcacataaaaCTGGTTTAACTGCATGTTACTAATTACTTCATATTCTCAGCATTCGAGTCAAACGCCATTCAGAACTAAAACAAAAACCGAAACATGTTTCTCAGGAACCAAACAAAATCCAACAAATCTCATCAAGTCTAAAACCTTAAACAAGTTAGTTCTCACAATTGAACATACTCCAGCAAAATCACATCAACGAGGAGTTGATATATTTAGGCGACCCCACAAAATAATACTACAAATAGTTATCAATTCACAAATGCACTGATACTCGTCACAAAGTTGAAACCAAATGAATACCCCGTAATCATAACAGCTGCAGTCTGAAACAAAAACCGGAGCATAATATCTTCAATTTTCGAGTACAAGTTCTTCAATATAAACCAAAATTTACGATAAAATATACCTAAAGCTCGCCGACCAAATAGCCAATATTAAATTCACTCATCCAGAAATCGCCTCTCTAGCTCACACACACTGTACGCGAAAAAACATCAAGGATAATTATCACTTGCCTGAACGCCCTCGGAGGCGGCGGAAACCGGAGTCGAACCATAATCGGAGTCGAGCGTCAGAAGCAGGAATATCGCGAGACCGAAGAAGGAGACGGCCATCACTAGCAACAGCACAATGAACCAAGTCTTCTGCCAAAAGGGAAGGCTCAGATCCGGATCGGATGAGCGGCCAACGGACTCTCGGTAGACTATTCGGGTGGAACCCGATGAAGACGCAGCGGAGAAGGCGGACGCCGGTGCGGATTTCCTGCGGGTGAGGTTGCTGTGTTGGTGCTGCGGCGGAGCGGGGGGAGCCACGGTTAAAGCTTCTATGCGGTGCCGGAGCTCCGGCTAATTTTTCGATTGAAGTGGCAATTCGTGTCTTGTCGTCGATCCAGCAACTGAAGAATGTGCATCTTTCTCCCTGGCCCCTGGGCTAATTAAATTCAAGTTTGGGGCTCGCCACGTGTGACTCATGGAGTCTACGAATTATATTGTTCCACGTGGAGTTTTGTTGAC harbors:
- the LOC131008511 gene encoding stromal cell-derived factor 2-like protein, which encodes MAVSFFGLAIFLLLTLDSDYGSTPVSAASEGVQITYGSVIKLMHERTKFRLHSHDVPYGSGSGQQSVTGFPNVDDANSYWIVRPIQDSSAKQGDSIKSGSLIRLQHMKTRKWLHSHLHASPISGNMEVSCFGSEGESDTGDHWSVEIEGSGKTWRQDQRVRLRHVDTGGYLHSHDKKYQRIAGGQQEVCGVRDKKPDNIWLAAEGIYLPVAETK